From Amaranthus tricolor cultivar Red isolate AtriRed21 chromosome 4, ASM2621246v1, whole genome shotgun sequence:
ttatttctacACTAGTTTCTGCTCTCACTGAGGTTTGGATCCGCCACTGTAGGTGAGCGTTCGACTAACTCTATATTAGTATCCTGGATTCACCCTACATCGAGCTAGATGAATAGAAGAATGTAAAAGACTTGGATATCTAAATACGGGTAAAATTTGCATTGGAGGTTACTTACGTTTTCTTTGGAAGAAGCCCAATCATCCCTTCCGTAAGAAATATTTGACAAGTCTGATTCTGCTGGAGCCATAACAGGTTTTAGAGACCTCGATTCAGGCCCATTTTTGTAAGAGCTACGAGTCTTTCCGGGGGCATGGTGAAAATCATTCTCATCCTTTGCTTTCTTATTCCATGTGGTTCCAATGGAGCTTGGGTGAACCATTGTAGTACAGTGTGACAGTCCATTGCCTGTGTTTCGCCTTTGTGCGTCAACTGTATAGGCAGTTACACCATTTCCTTGAGGATTGTAATTTCTCGAACCCTTTTGACCCTGTTATTAAGTGTTGTGGAGTAAATAAATGCACATGAAATTAGCGTCATCAAATGGTTGAGGAACGAAAATGTACCTGTAAAGAGACATCTCCATCAGCATCATACTCTGGGGTCGGCTTGGATTCCCGTTGACCTCTCCTAACTGACTCGGGCCTTCGTCCTTTTACAGCCTCCGCCTTCTTTCTGGAATAAGATAATGTGTAAGATGTGTATTATTATCCATTAATTAGACTATAAATAgcaataaatattacaaaaggCCTCAAGGAAATCCCACAAATTCCaattgttacaatataatttctCTTGCATAATGGTCTAAAATTGGAGAAGGCACAATTacatgtattttttattattttttttgtggaTATTGGATGACAATAATTGTATTTCAAAAGGTCTAGTTCAGTTCAACACTTAGAAACATGATATTATTAGGAAAAGGTATCTTTTAACGGGATATGAATACAAACCTTTTGGCCTCCTCGTCTCTGAGCTTTATATCGTATTCCTTAGTGGCAGGATATTTTGGCAAGCTCGATGGATCACATGGAGGTGGATATGTTGTGAAGAACTGGATGAAAAAATCGTGTAAGATAGAGCTCGGACATTAGAACAAACAATAACATGCTAATAAACGGGTTTGGATGCTAATTCTAAAGTATCACACTGCCTTCATTCGATACAGTTGCAGGGTTAAAGCAACATACAGTGAGGCCAATTACATTAATGGTTGGAGTTAATGAATTTCCATATTCATGTGTGTGGCGGGTCGATGTATCGTGAAGTAAAATGAAATATGGTAGCATATGTCGCCCTTCTTTCTCATTAACATACAAAAGATGATTTAGTTATATCTTAAATAGAACAAAGTCTATTATGATAACTTGTTTTgtttcatcattatcatcatacccagtatatcccgctcatagaccATACCCTTAATTATCAAAAGAGATAAGGAGGGTTATGACCAGTTTTGCAATGATTATTGCATTGATATGTAAATGGCTACTCGTATATCGCTCATTCGAGCACTTCCTAATAATCAAGGATCTGTATGGTTTAGATGGTCAACAAGAATCCATAACAAGATCAGAATGTCGAATTTTTTCATCTGCATTCATTAGAAACAGAAAATGAAAGCATCAAAAACCGATATCAATTACCTCGCTCTTTAATGCAGATGAGGCAGTTCCTCTTTTCTCTGGCTCAATGGAAAGAAGGGCATCAACAAGTGCTAAAGCAGAGGAAGGAAAGTCTTTGAATGTTTCCATGAGACGACGCTTATAAGGTTGTGAAGGTTTAAAACTAGTTGCATGTGGAAATTTTGTTTTCTTCCAGTAAGATTCAGATGGTGAACCACAAAGCTTGAAAATCTTGTGCATTTGTTCAACCTAAAAAAGTTTGCAAATGATCCATGAACGATTAGAACGTATTCAAACCTTGCACCATGAAATTACAATTTACTTACAAGAGTgagtgtcaaggaaccaactcaaccaaaagcttaagctgatgggtAAGACCTGTTATACACTCTAACACATGCCCCTTCTTACACCTAGCGCTGAATATGGTGATCGAGATTAGAACtcatgacctcttatcacgtTGGCTTTTGATGCCATGTCAGGGAaacaaactcaaccaaaagcttaagctgatggttgaggcctcagaatatgttatatccTCTAAAAGTGAGCTTATACGCAGAAAGATATCGAGTGAGAAATATGGTAATATTGACTATCTCACTGCGTATACTGGTCTAATTCTAGAACCTGCAATATTAACAATTTAATCAGCAAGTCTCAGTTTACTTCACCTCTGTTCTTCCGGGCATAATGGGCTTCCCAGCAAATAGTTCTGCAACTATGCAACCCACACTCCACATATCTACTGCGATTCCATACTCGGTTGAACCCAGCAAAAGTTCAGGTGCTCTATACCACAAAGTTACAACTCGACTTGTTAATGGTTGCTTTTGGCCGGGCTTAAAGGATGTTGCCAGACCAAAATCTCCGATTTTGAGCACACCATCGTTGTTGATTAAAAGGTTAGAACCTTTTATGTCTCTGTGAAGGACTCCGCGACTATGACAATGCACTAGTCCTGAGAGAAGTTGTTGCATGTAGCATTTTATCTGAAAGAATACCATCATTAAggaaagaagaaaaacaaactTTTAGCAAATGAGAAAATGAATAATCCGTAGGTAAAAAAATACCTTTGGTAGTCGGTATTAAATGGTgagaatgataataaaaagttaatgtaaTTCTTGTAGGAAAATATCTCGACCATTTTAATGGCTATGCTTTTTTTCAATCATctcatatttttcacaaaattcaatctaatgcattaccatttagAAAGGTGATATTAAGTAGTAacggaaaattataaaaatattatgataaaagttccattaccatgggaatgacatgatgtatttcatgaaaatttacaccaCAAATCAgtctcattaccaccgtttagtACCAACAACCAAATAGGCCGTAAGTACCATGGCTAAGAAGAGAGGTAATACCTGTGATTCTGTGAACTTATTTCCCGGTCTTGCTAAAAGTCCAGCTAGATCATGCTCCATGTACTCAAACACAAGGTACAAGCTTCCTGACATCCTTGAAGTAACAAGACCTTCAAGCTTCATGATGTTTGGATGGTCCAACTTGCGTAGTATAAGTATTTCCCTAGCCATGAAGCGAACACTTTCCGGATCCATGTTTACAAATCTTACTTTCTTCATAGCGACAGTTTTCCCCGTTTCAAGGTCCCTGGCCTTGTACACACTGCTGTAAGTCCCTTGTCCAATCTGTACACAAGAACTAAATTTTCAATTCCTACGATTTAGTAAATGAAGTATGCAATCTAAACGCTTAAATACACAACAATGCCACAACATGCCTAGTATTCCGCTCATAGGAACTAtaatcagggtctggggagggaaggcaGATGACAACTCTACACATATTATCGTTAAATCTAGAGTCAATTTCTCAAAAAGAACTGTTATTTTCGAAAGTAACCACATACTATGAGAGTATCACCAGAGAATGATCACAAAGAAGAATATATGAGACACATAGCTCAAAACCCTATAACAGGCTTGAGAATGACAAATAGAACACTTGAAAAAGATGATGCAATATAAGAATAGGTGTGGAAAGTCAATGGGTGTGGAAAGATCTCAAAGATTGCAAAATGAAATTGTAGTCAACAAAATCCCAAAAACCATATAATGCTATGATGAATAGTCACGATGCTATGATCACTACATACGGAAATCAACAAACAAAACCAGAAAGGAAAGGAGAACCAACTGACTTTATCCAACTTCTCAAATGAATCTGCCCTTCTAGGCATCCACCCTTGGATGGCTTCAGCGGCGACAGAGCTCAACCAAGACGGCCATCCAGCAACAGCCTGCTCGCCATGAGGGCCTCGAGGCATACTAGTTATCCTAGACATGGGCTTTTGACCTCCATTAATCCCCAAATCCACAGTTGCCCTTCTATGATGAGACCCTTTTGATGAAGGTCTTTCCACAATAATTGTCTTGGTTTTCTCCCCTTGATGATCATCCATTTGTTTATTAGAATGAGAATTTGAATACCCATTTGCAAGAGAACCTGAATTGACCTTTGATGGTGCTCTGCTAGAACCACTAAGAGAACCTGAATGATTGGTTGCAGATGGTACTCTTGATGGGGGCCTACTCCTGGTTGACCCTTCACCATCATCTCTTTTTGTTGGGGGAAGCAAATGTACTTGAGACTTATTCACCTCTCTTTGATCATCATTACCATATTTGTTTAAAGATGGTTCCTTTGAACATATACAGCCCATACTACAAATAATCTTCCCTTTCAAGCCACCTTTCTACAAACAGTTTATGTGCATAAATTGTAGCATTAAAAGCATCAAATTACACCCTTTAATGGCCTTTAAACCAATATGGGCACCCTTTAATTTGGtcaaaacaacaaaaccaacCACAATGCATCAAATTCTAACAGGTTTATCTATTGAATTCTCCTAACAACAAAAGATTCAACCAACAATCCCAACCAACAATAATATAATGTATGAAAGAATTTGAATTGCCAATATGGCAATGTAGGATGAATTTCTGATTGAGAAATTTAAAGTCAAAGCCAAATGCAACCCAGATGGTTTAAGTAAAGAATgaaataatcaaatgaataaaaaaatcaaatgggttATTGTTAGAAGAAAATACAAAGATGAtcaaaagaaattgaaaagaAATAATTCCATGTTGGGAaatgcaaggattattgatTGAAAGTTGAAAGTGTATTCTGTTTAAGATTTGGTACAAGGAgaataaacaaacaaattaatcaaatttgaataaatcaaaggtgggaataattaattaattagttcaGAGGAAACCCAGACCAGAAATCCAACAAATACAAGAATAATTTGATGAacccaaatttatttattttttttattatagaacAATTTCTGGTCTAGGAGACCCTGATTGGAGCTTCCTGAGACCTCATgaatagaaaaaattattcaaGAATATGAACTCAAAATTCTAAGGAAATCCCCATGATTGCAAAactattaaaagaaatttcttaaaatagaaaataaaaagaaattaattatataattaaatatttgagaatTAGGTTTTATATCGGTTATAGTAGGTGCTACTTGATTTCATTCTTATGGCCCCTCCCCTAGCCTTCCCAATCTCTTTAAGTCGTGGGTTtgattcacttttttttaatctttttctcgtctaatttatatttaaaaaaattaaaaagttaactAGTGagctgaaaaaaaattaaaaaatttggataaatgtcAGAAATTGGTGAAAGGTAtagaatatttaaaaattacaattaggaTAATAGTTTAGAATTAAGAATTGTTTTTTTCCTTgaactttttcatttttgggATGGAATATAAGTGGACTGTTGGAGAATATTTGCAGGATTTGATGGGATACTTAATATGCGAAGAGCCACCATTTTTTTGATGTTGAATGGAGAGAATACGGATAGAAGAAAAATGATGAAGACTAAAGCTTTGAAAGATGTTGTACAATTATGACTATGGTATATGGGAGTTGTGGAGGGGAGAAACAAGAAAATGAGTATGACACAATGAAGTTCAACGTAAAAAATAGACAAATAATTAAGTATTAATCATCACATATCAATGATTTAtcacaataaaacaataaaatataacataaaaatagatttataaaagaatataaattttttttaaaaaaaataagtaagaaTTTGAGAGTTTAATTAGTACTATAAGATTCAAACCCACATTCGCATTTTTGTAAGAGGATTCATGTTAGACCATATACAAGTACGATGAATCTAAATCTACAAATTCAAATTAGATGTAGATGACACTCCTAATAAGAAAGAGGTAGCAATGTTCAAATTGTAATGAGTGGGGGCATTGATTCTCAATTATTTGTGTAGCAAAGATATGCGTTAAACACAAATTGTTTTCTAACAAAGCGTGCATGTGATGATTGATTCATGAATTCATCTATAAATGGTTTTTACATTTCAATTTTCTCGGTTTTCAAAATcacaatttgttatatatagCGGTCTCATCGTGAGATATGCAGGTTAAATTGTCCATTCAATTCATACTATGAGATTATGAGCACTATGTATGAGGTTGTCTCATCGAGAGACGATTTATCACAAGAGTATCTCGTTCTAATAGATTTGATTCAATCTTTTATAACTGATTTGACTTTAACccgatttaaaaataaatttgtaataaTGTGTTCATTCAGGTCATCAAATCGATTTCGAGTTAGATTTTCATGTCTGATTCAAAATCGAATCTTGTGTCTACATTAAACTTTTCATAATTGTCAATCTTCTATTTTTAATATCGGATCAAATCAAACTCAGTTGCAACTTAGAACgttaaataaatattgaattgAAAATGTTTTGAACAAGTTTTGTTTTTGACCTAAAACAAATAGAATGATCGGAACGAACCCCTTTAAGTAAGTTAGCTAATTAGCTCCCATTAGACACTGTCGTAAGTTATagttgttctttcttcaattaAAA
This genomic window contains:
- the LOC130810041 gene encoding probable serine/threonine-protein kinase At1g54610, coding for MGCICSKEPSLNKYGNDDQREVNKSQVHLLPPTKRDDGEGSTRSRPPSRVPSATNHSGSLSGSSRAPSKVNSGSLANGYSNSHSNKQMDDHQGEKTKTIIVERPSSKGSHHRRATVDLGINGGQKPMSRITSMPRGPHGEQAVAGWPSWLSSVAAEAIQGWMPRRADSFEKLDKIGQGTYSSVYKARDLETGKTVAMKKVRFVNMDPESVRFMAREILILRKLDHPNIMKLEGLVTSRMSGSLYLVFEYMEHDLAGLLARPGNKFTESQIKCYMQQLLSGLVHCHSRGVLHRDIKGSNLLINNDGVLKIGDFGLATSFKPGQKQPLTSRVVTLWYRAPELLLGSTEYGIAVDMWSVGCIVAELFAGKPIMPGRTEVEQMHKIFKLCGSPSESYWKKTKFPHATSFKPSQPYKRRLMETFKDFPSSALALVDALLSIEPEKRGTASSALKSEFFTTYPPPCDPSSLPKYPATKEYDIKLRDEEAKRKKAEAVKGRRPESVRRGQRESKPTPEYDADGDVSLQGQKGSRNYNPQGNGVTAYTVDAQRRNTGNGLSHCTTMVHPSSIGTTWNKKAKDENDFHHAPGKTRSSYKNGPESRSLKPVMAPAESDLSNISYGRDDWASSKENGYMPKKNRIHYSGPLIPPGKNLEDMLKEHEKLIQQAVRKSRMEKSKNSHQV